attttttttaatatagaaaaataacaaactttCACCCACACACATTTAATTCATGTGAAATAGAACTACAACATTTTATATAACGTGGTTTTTCTGCTACTAAAGACTATTTgatgcaaaatatattttgtgcAAAAATTAAAGGGACTGTATTTCCAGAGAGTAGAAAAGGGAATCACTAGCGGGTACCCATTGTTAGGAACAGAGTTTTTCCCCAACACCTATCCCACTGCCAGCAATGGGAGTGGTGACAACTGgtgacataaaaataaacatattacttTGAAATAGATAATGCCAGATTATTTCAATATTATGAAAAGCAAATCTTCACTCCTGACCACTTAAAAGACATGCCCTACAAAATTCTATTATGTTTTCAACATTAATCTGGACAGGGGATGAGGGTGGTGCAGAtggaagacttaaaaaaaaaagaacgagagagagagaaaacatacaaaaggaatatataaaacattatgcATTTagtagaaataatgaaaaatgactTTGTGACACATTTTccaagaaaagttatttttacatatatttaaatcctGTAAAAACCAGGTATTGCAAGGGGTTAAAAACAAGTCATTGATGAACGATAATCAGTTTTACCAGAGTTCATGCAATTAATTATCTGAGTTGGAAAGCTACTGTCCCAAGTCACAAAATGTATGCTCTGCCAcatgattacatgttaaaatcacttattaaaagaaattattttgtatttggtgCTGACAGAGCTCTTGAGAAAGTGCTATACAAACTGAAgtttacagaaatttttaaatgataatctcAAAATACCATACAAAAATGTGTAAACAAAAAGATGCTTTAGAGTTGCAGGACATTATAAAATCCGTAATGTGGTTTAAGACAAAAGATCACCtcttgtgtatttaaaaaaattgttagcATAATCCTAAAAGTTCAGAATCGTGTTGTCAACAGCAAAAGGCACTGGGTACAGGGCGGCCACGCTGCACAGGGTGGGGGTCCTGCAGCCGCCAGCTCGAGCCCACCACGCATGTGCAGGGACACGAAAAGATTCCGCACGCAACCAGTGCCACCTGGGAGGGGCTCTAGCACTAAGACACTCTTTCATCTACCCTGTCAGAGaggaaaactgcttttaaaagagATTATCAACAGTATAAATTCTGGTAAAGCACTGAAAATTAGGTATGGTATTTTTGGcacaaaagcaatttttaaatctgAGCTCATTTTGCAAAATATCTGTCTAGaatttctcatttgaaaatagAAACTTATAACATACACATAAATGTGTAAATGgtttcatgaatgaatgagttagaGTCTGTTTCCTTAAACACTGCACACACCTTCTGTTTACTCCAGAACCAGGGATCTGCGTGCGCACGTACCTCCACATTCCACATCTACAGATATTGCACAAGTAACATTGCCAAAGTACACACTAATGCAGTCTGGCAAGATTAGGGTTCGCCTTTCAATATTATTCTTTTCAGTATTCAGATTCAATACTACTTCCTAGAAAAGCCAGATGACCAATTTCAGAGAAAGAACGGTTGGCTACCTTTCCTTGACCCATAATATTAAAATCTGTACCAGTATATTTAGGCATTTCATTTACGTTTTCCAGCATTTCAAATTCAGCAAAACCTGTTTTTGATGTTTCTTATAGCATTCCTTCAAAAACAGGAGAAGCTTCGtctaatgtaaaaaaattaaaataagtccAGAGGGCAGTAATTTTTCCACCAGAGATCTTGCTCCATTCTGAAAAGCACTGCAGAACAGTGCTATCTGTTTAAGTCTGTCAGCTTTCAGAGAGCCATTAGGTGCAAAGTCTGCGAAAAAACTGTGTAACATACCGTGACAGCTGGATGTATCTTACTGCACAATATaattcatttcttcctccctgaagcATTTTAGGGTATGCTACAGCTGCTAAAAGGATTTCGGTTTTTCTTGGTCCTCTGTCTGTTGGGCCTGAGGTTGATGACATCTCCACCATTAAGGGTACTTGAATTCTGACCCAAGTGACTCCCAGCAGACGTGCTAAAGACACCTGGATAAGTTGAGGGAAAACACAGAGGTTAACACTAACGGGCCTCAGGGTCACCTACTGCAGACTGTGCACCCAGCTTCTTAGTAAATCAGCAACATATGCAAGTATTTACAATTttaagcttttgttttcatttcatttaatagcCAATACACAGGGTTCAAAGTTCAAAGGGAACCAAAGGGGTCACAGTGAAGTCTCTCACTCACCCCAGCCCCTCGCCTAAGGCACACGTGTTTAGAGTTCCCACGCATCCCTGCAGTGATGTTGTACACACATGTAGGCTGAAGTGCACATAtggtcttccttcctccctttgtgTGCTTCTCTACACACTCTTTTCACTAACAATCTATTTTTGAAATTTGGAATCTGTAAATATGATAATTTGAATAACTTCATTTACTAATTTTACATCATAGAACTTCCTCAACAGTACCTGCCTGTAGTTAACAACAGAATTTGTGATATGTCATGTTGATAAAGATACTGCGTATGTAAGAGCCAGTAGTGATGTCAGATGTTCCTATCCAGgctaaaacaacagcaaaatggTCTGCAGATACTCAAAGTGGTGAGCAGACAAAAGGGATGAACTAAAGAAAAACTTTCAACTgttagagttttcattttgaaCAATGTTGGTTCTAAAATGTAATCTCCAGTTTATGGGCTATTTATCGTCCACGATACACAAGACTCTGGGCCAGAGACACTATGAGCGACACAAAGACTACTAAGACTGATTCCTGCCCCCAAGAAGCTTACAATCTGATGAGTGAGGTGAGGCACTACAAACAGGCAGTGATGCTACAGGACACTCTATGTTCAGTGTCACAAAAGAGACAAGATCCCACAGATGGTATAGGAAGGGTCAACCACATCTAATTCATAAGAAAGGACAAACTACATGGAGGGACTGGACCCCTGGCAATGCCCTGCACTCAGGTCTCTGTTCATTTAAGAGAAGTGAAGGCTGTGCTTCAGCCAGACAGATAGCCGAGAGCCTTCTCCATAGACCTTGAGGGATGCACAGTTCTCAACggaaggtgggaaggggaggCCATTCTTAATGGAAGAGCCAAAATGAGCAAAGGGATAAGTAAGACAGCCCTAGGCAGGCTCAAGAAACAGCGGGCCCTGTGGTGGAACCGTAAACAGGGTACATTACAAAAGTGGGGCATGAGGCCACACAGGAAGGATGGACCAAACTGTCTTTAAATGCTGGGATGAAGAGAGCCTGCATTGAATGTGTTCCACAACCGGAATCTATCAAAGGGCTTTAATCAGCAGACTGGAAGGAGACAGGGTGGGCCCAGGAGACCAGACCAGACAGCGGCTTATCACAACTGCCCTGTCGTTTCTCAGAGCATGTGAGGTGTCTGACAGTAGGAACATATGCAATAAAAAGGGCAAAGTAAGAAAAGTTAAAACAGGCCATgaaaatgctgtgtgtgtgtgtgtgtgtgtttgtgtgtgtagtgAGGAGTGGGGTGCAGGCAGGAGGTCCTTAGGACAAAGGACCGGTGCCCATCCTCCCAGAAGCCATGGCCAAAAGTAAGACACGGACAGGTGCTTCCTGTTCTCCAGGAAATACTAAACTCTGCTGGCATCTCACGTTAAAAATCAGGATGGGTGCTCAGCAAGGTGGcaggaaaggggaaaggtgtggagATGGTGCAAGTGTCAGAGAAACAAGTGTTCAAAAAGGACAGACCTTTAGAAAATTCATcagttaaaaaatcttttaactcAATATACCTTTTAATGAGAGCAGATACTACTAAATTTAATAATCACTCATCTCACGCTTTCCAGTcacatttcttaaagaaataagcatactgtattttaaaaaaaacccagtaaatatgataataatgaatggaaaataaatttaccAGGTAAACATGGGGCTAAAACTTCCTGGGTACTTACCAATTTTGTTACTACTTGAATGCATTGATTCAGGATCCTCAgctatttgttgtttaagcttttgaagatatttttcagccaaatatttaaaaactggaatgaaaacagaaccaaaaaccTTGCCAGGTCAGTGTAATTATGCACGTAAAACCTGTTCTTTCACATCACTTACTATAATATTTATActtacaaaacaaatttaaaattagaagtaTACAATCTAGTTGAAAAAATTCAACTTCTAAAAATTATCTGAGTAATACCTAATTACAATGGTAATACTAATAAATATATAGCGGCATTTTATtagtcaagaaataaaatattacttgtaGACTAATATTCAGCAACACTAAACTGACTCAGTCTTAAAAAGACTCTTTCTTTAGCTGTAAAGCACTATTCAGGGGACACTGGAGCAACAGCTGAGCTGCAATCTAGTAAAATGAGCAGCAATTCTGGAATGAGAAGAATAACCACCTCTTTCTCTAATCTCACTTTCTTAAACTAGGAAACACTATTAAACAAGTTAGGGTCACTGTAGCTACCCAGTGGGATGTCCACCGCTGTGGGGTTCTAACGCAGCAATTTCAGAAGGTACGcttgaaaaacacacacacatacacgcacacacatagccagttgtatttttaaagataaaaaacaaaacaaaagcccacCGGAGTTTTGCTGTAGAGTAACAGCTGTTCAAAGACATTAGTAAATAATCAAGGACTCAAACTCAGAGCAGCATCAGCCTTTAAACTTTACTTAATGATACATGGCAAAGAGAAAATTCTATTCTCGTTACAAATACGATTtctaaacaacaaaaagaaaaggcataagaagaataaacaaacttCCTGCTGTTAACTGTTAAGAAGGCACTTTACCTTCCGTCACGTTCAGATCCTCCTTCACTGAAGTCCTGTAGAATCTCAGCTTCAACTTTTTTGCcagtgcctcagcttcctcactacacatcaatttgaaaaaaatgcatgtaaaggTACTTTCCGAGAGCTTGTTTTATTACATTTACTGCATACAGCCTGAGGACGGCGGTCAGCCCTTCCAGAACCGTTGAGAGCTACACTCAGTGCTTGAGCAGGGTTTTCAGTCGTCACTGCTCTTGGTGGGGTAAACACCAGCCATCTCACTGTAACTGCAAGACACTTTTCTGTAAAGTCACTTACTCTAGCCTTAAAATGACTAAATGTCACTTTTCTTTATATAAtactttaattttctctctttggtTATTAAAAACACTTGAATTTAATTACACTCTGAAAGTCTTATACTGCATTACCTATTTTACTCTTATTGGCTACAAAACTATTTTGCTGCCAAAGCCAAAGTTAGTATATTGATGTGTCTAGAACAGTGGACTCCTAATTTTAGTTTCATTATGACTCCCAATTCTCTAAAATATTTCCCAATGATTCTACCAcacgcctcccccccccccaactgtAATCAAGTTGGTCTCTGTCATCAATGACATACGTAAGTGATGGCGTGTGACTTTGAGACTCCTATAAGAGGCACTGAGGTTTCCGCCTTGCCCCCTCTGGGATCACGTGCCTGGGGAAGCGGCTGCCACACGCTGAGGACACTCACAGCCTGAAGGAGAGGCCACCTGCCCATGGCCAAGAGAGGGTGCCAGCCCGGAAGCAGaccccccccagccccagtcaAAAGCCTTCCTGTGACCACAGGCCCCGGCAACATATTGACAGCAACCTCATGAAAACCCAGAACCAagccacccagctaagccactcccaaattcctgacccacaaaaactgtgacataataaatgtctgttgttttaaactactaagtTTTGGGCTAATCTGTTATACGGCAACAGACAACTAATACAAGAActtataaaaaaataaggtaaaaaccAAGTAAgtattttcaaagccagcaaaacGTTAATAATGCAGTAAACAAATACTTATACAGAGAAATTATCTGGATGCCAAACCCTGTTCACAAATATGAGCATAATGGTTCTGGGTATATAAAACAATATGAATCTGAACTGCTTACCTATTTAAACTCATCAACATACTTATGCTAGATATTAAAACATCTAGGGatgtcttcctttttaaatttactcatttatttatttttggctgcgttgggtctttgttgctgcatgagagctttctctagttgaggtgagcgggggctactcttcgttgcggtgcgcgggcttctcattgaggtggcttctctttgctgcagagcatgggctctagacatgcgggcttcagtagttgtggctcgtgggccctagagcgcaggctcagtagttgtggcgcacgggcttagctgttccgcagcatgtgggatcttcccggaccagggattgaatgcatgtcccctgcactggcaggtggattcttaaccactgtgccatcagggaagttccGGGATGTTTCTCTTAACATTCTTACTCTGTCTAGATTTGACTTCACATGAGGAGTTGGATTTGAGCTGCAAGGACCTGGAATTCTAAAAGGGCTTTCAAAATGtactcctttaattttctttacttctgATTCAGTGTGAACGTTTTTTAACCCAAACCAATCACACAATAGCTCAcagaaatttttaagtataaggcagtctttttaaaaactttcctaaattttttaagtgtatgCAAAAACTAAAATAGGTTTTAGCTTTACAGAATTACAGCCACCCCCTCAACAGCAGCCACCTTACTTCTTTATACAAGAGTCATCAAGGAGATCGATCTTGTTTTGTACAAGTACAGTTGGTATATCTCCAACTTCAGCCACCACCTTCTCTCTCCAACTGGAAATCGCTTCAAAAGATTCCCTGTCTGTGGTGGAAAATACAAGCACACAAGCCTGGGCTCCTGTAagttcacaaaataaaaatgttatttacattaAT
This is a stretch of genomic DNA from Balaenoptera musculus isolate JJ_BM4_2016_0621 chromosome 11, mBalMus1.pri.v3, whole genome shotgun sequence. It encodes these proteins:
- the RAB23 gene encoding ras-related protein Rab-23 isoform X1; this translates as MKKATLLINLREKIGSPGIKFGTETFSTPKMLEEDMEVAIKMVVVGNGAVGKSSMIQRYCKGIFTKDYKKTIGVDFLERQIQVNDEDVRLMLWDTAGQEEFDAITKAYYRGAQACVLVFSTTDRESFEAISSWREKVVAEVGDIPTVLVQNKIDLLDDSCIKNEEAEALAKKLKLRFYRTSVKEDLNVTEVFKYLAEKYLQKLKQQIAEDPESMHSSSNKIGVFSTSAGSHLGQNSSTLNGGDVINLRPNRQRTKKNRNPFSSCSIP
- the RAB23 gene encoding ras-related protein Rab-23 isoform X2, with translation MLEEDMEVAIKMVVVGNGAVGKSSMIQRYCKGIFTKDYKKTIGVDFLERQIQVNDEDVRLMLWDTAGQEEFDAITKAYYRGAQACVLVFSTTDRESFEAISSWREKVVAEVGDIPTVLVQNKIDLLDDSCIKNEEAEALAKKLKLRFYRTSVKEDLNVTEVFKYLAEKYLQKLKQQIAEDPESMHSSSNKIGVFSTSAGSHLGQNSSTLNGGDVINLRPNRQRTKKNRNPFSSCSIP